The following are encoded together in the Sulfitobacter sp. S223 genome:
- a CDS encoding SDR family oxidoreductase has protein sequence MTNKRLVGKRVLVTAAGQGIGRASALAMAAEGAQVFATDVNVDALATLEGVEAFVLDARDNHSVEEGVARAKPEVLFNCAGFVHHGTILDATDDELDFAFDLNLRSMVRTIRAALPRMLKRGKGSIINMSSACSSVIGAPDRFIYGTTKAAVIGLTKSVAVDYVAQGIRCNCICPGTVESPSWHDRVDVLGKILGSKEEAMQQFVSRQPMGRVATAEEIAALVVYLASDDSAFTTGHPHIIDGGWSGQ, from the coding sequence ATGACAAACAAGCGATTGGTCGGAAAACGCGTATTGGTCACGGCTGCGGGTCAGGGTATTGGACGGGCCAGCGCGCTGGCCATGGCAGCCGAGGGCGCACAGGTGTTTGCCACCGATGTAAATGTCGATGCTTTGGCCACCCTTGAAGGCGTCGAAGCATTTGTTCTGGATGCCCGCGACAACCACAGCGTTGAAGAAGGGGTCGCACGCGCAAAGCCCGAGGTTCTGTTCAACTGCGCAGGCTTTGTACATCACGGTACTATCCTTGATGCGACAGACGACGAACTAGATTTTGCATTTGATCTCAATCTGCGATCCATGGTGCGCACGATCCGCGCAGCCTTGCCCAGAATGCTGAAACGAGGAAAAGGGTCCATCATCAACATGTCATCCGCGTGTTCCTCGGTGATCGGCGCGCCCGACCGTTTTATCTACGGCACGACCAAGGCCGCCGTCATCGGCCTGACAAAATCCGTCGCGGTAGACTATGTTGCGCAGGGCATCAGATGTAACTGTATTTGCCCCGGCACCGTCGAAAGCCCCAGCTGGCATGACCGCGTTGACGTGCTTGGAAAAATTCTGGGCAGCAAGGAAGAGGCCATGCAACAGTTTGTATCCCGCCAACCCATGGGGCGCGTAGCAACCGCAGAGGAAATCGCAGCACTGGTGGTATATCTGGCCAGCGACGATTCCGCCTTTACCACGGGACACCCCCATATCATCGACGGAGGATGGTCAGGACAGTGA
- a CDS encoding 2-hydroxyacid dehydrogenase — translation MPEVLLIGGASDAMLTRMEAACTLHQWADHDMAWLQSNGAAITHVVTNGGAGVQPAIMDALPNLKMISCYGVGYDSIDAAEAVRRGIMVTHTPDVLNAEVATTAVLLMLACYREMRRDDAYVRSGAWETHGAAPLTRSAENQTIGILGLGRIGQAIADKLAPWNPTIVYHSRSKKDVAYTYYADLTDMAAACDVLICITPGGPSTNKLVNADVLAALGPDGTLINVSRGSVVDEAALIDALQSGALGWAGLDVFEHEPHVPKALRDLPNTVLLPHAGSATVETRAAMGALTVDNLLQHIEKGTVISAIPECADL, via the coding sequence ATGCCTGAAGTTTTGCTGATAGGGGGCGCATCAGACGCGATGCTAACCCGGATGGAAGCGGCATGCACCCTTCACCAATGGGCGGATCATGACATGGCTTGGCTGCAAAGTAACGGTGCAGCGATCACCCATGTTGTCACAAACGGGGGGGCCGGTGTTCAACCCGCCATCATGGACGCCCTGCCCAACCTCAAGATGATCTCCTGCTACGGCGTGGGGTATGATTCCATCGACGCGGCAGAAGCCGTGCGGCGCGGCATCATGGTGACTCACACACCGGATGTTCTGAATGCCGAGGTCGCGACAACCGCAGTGTTGCTGATGCTGGCCTGCTACCGTGAAATGCGGCGTGACGATGCCTATGTCCGTTCCGGAGCGTGGGAAACCCACGGCGCTGCGCCACTGACACGGTCGGCGGAAAACCAGACTATTGGCATCCTTGGTCTGGGACGGATCGGTCAGGCCATTGCAGATAAGCTCGCGCCCTGGAACCCCACGATCGTCTACCATAGCCGGAGCAAGAAGGATGTGGCGTACACTTACTACGCTGATCTGACCGACATGGCCGCTGCCTGCGATGTCCTGATCTGCATCACGCCAGGCGGACCAAGCACCAATAAACTGGTCAACGCGGATGTCTTGGCAGCACTTGGTCCCGACGGCACGCTGATCAACGTCTCACGCGGTTCGGTGGTGGACGAAGCAGCCCTCATAGACGCGCTGCAATCGGGCGCACTGGGCTGGGCCGGTCTGGATGTATTCGAGCATGAACCACATGTGCCCAAAGCGTTGCGAGATCTGCCGAACACGGTTCTGCTGCCCCATGCCGGCAGTGCCACCGTCGAAACACGCGCAGCCATGGGCGCGCTGACCGTCGATAATCTGCTGCAACATATTGAAAAAGGCACCGTCATCAGCGCAATACCTGAATGCGCCGATCTCTAG
- a CDS encoding fumarylacetoacetate hydrolase family protein: MKLVRYGATGTEKPGLMDGDTLRDLSAHVADITGDMLDDASLAKLRAIDPATLPEVTGAPRIGPCVGNIGKFLCIGLNYSDHAAETGAAIPEHPILFFKANSAIVGPNDDVVMPRGSTHTDWEVELGVVIGKKAKYVSKEDALDYVAGYCVINDVSERHFQTQLTGQWTKGKSCDTFGPTGPWLVTRDEVPDPQALSMSLDVNGKRMQNGNTATMIFSVAEIIEHLSGLMTLHPGDVITTGTPPGVGMGMKPTPVYLKKGDVMELTIEGLGVQRQKVDEDA; encoded by the coding sequence ATGAAACTGGTAAGATACGGCGCGACCGGGACCGAAAAACCCGGCCTGATGGATGGCGACACTTTGCGCGATCTGTCTGCCCATGTGGCCGACATTACAGGTGACATGCTGGATGACGCCAGCCTTGCGAAATTGCGGGCGATTGACCCCGCCACCCTACCCGAAGTCACAGGCGCGCCCCGCATTGGCCCATGCGTCGGGAACATCGGAAAATTCCTGTGCATCGGTCTTAACTATTCGGACCATGCCGCAGAAACAGGCGCCGCAATCCCCGAACATCCGATCCTGTTCTTCAAAGCCAACTCCGCGATTGTCGGGCCCAACGATGATGTTGTGATGCCGCGCGGCTCAACCCACACCGACTGGGAGGTTGAGCTGGGCGTGGTGATCGGCAAAAAGGCAAAATATGTCTCGAAGGAAGACGCGCTGGATTATGTCGCAGGATACTGCGTCATCAATGACGTCTCTGAACGCCACTTCCAGACCCAGTTGACCGGACAATGGACCAAGGGAAAAAGCTGTGACACCTTCGGCCCAACCGGCCCATGGCTCGTCACACGCGACGAAGTACCCGACCCGCAGGCACTTTCCATGTCACTAGACGTGAATGGCAAGCGGATGCAGAACGGCAATACCGCGACGATGATCTTTTCTGTGGCCGAGATCATCGAACATCTGAGCGGGCTGATGACCCTTCATCCCGGTGATGTGATCACCACAGGCACGCCCCCCGGCGTCGGTATGGGCATGAAGCCAACGCCGGTTTACCTGAAAAAGGGCGATGTGATGGAACTGACCATCGAAGGCTTGGGCGTACAGCGTCAGAAGGTGGATGAAGATGCCTGA